The following is a genomic window from Deltaproteobacteria bacterium.
AGCGAGCACCCGCTGGCGAAGATCTCCGAGGCCGCGCTCGCCGACGCCAAGCGCCTCGGGCTGAAGGATCCGTCCAACCTCGAGAAGCTGCGCCGCGCCGAGGTGCTCCTCGACGCCAATCGCAACGACGCCGCGCTCGCGCTGCTCAAGCCGCTGCTCACGGTGTGGAAGCTGCCCGAGTCGACCGCGTGCCAGACGCACTTCCTCTACGGCAAGGGTCTGCGCAAGCAGCGCCAGCACAAGGACGCGCTCGACGCGCTCGAGCCCGTGATCGCCCAGTGCACCGCGGACGCCAGCCTGCGCGCGCGGGCGCTGTACACCGCGGGCTCGTCGGGATCGATCGTGGCGCCGGAGCGAGGGATCGCCGCGTACACCACGCTCGCGCACGACTATCCGGATCACTCGTTTGCCGACGACGCGCTCTTCTTCGCCGCCGACATCCAGATGAAGCAAGGCGACATCGAGGGCGCCAAGAGGACGCTCACCACGCTCGTGGACACGCCCGCGTACCGCGATGGCGACTTCCGCGCGGACGGGCTCTTCCGGCTCTTCTGGCTCGCGCGCCGGGAACAGAAGCTCGAGCGCGGGCTGGCGATCCTGGAGCGCATCATCAACGAGTACGGCGCCACGCGCGTCGGCGAGGTGGAGCGTGCGGAGTACTGGCGCGCGCGGACGTTGTCCCAGCTCGGAAGGCACGACGAGTCCGACGAGGCGTATGCCGCGCTGGTGAGCGCGCACCCGAGCTCGTACTACGCGCTGCTCGCGCGCTCGCGGCTCTCGGAGTGTCACGGCGCACGTGCGGACTCGCTGGCCAGGTCGGTCGAGGCGCTGCCGCCGCCGTTGCCCTCGCAGCTCCAGCCCGGACGCTTGCGCGAGGAGCCGCACTTCCTGGCGGCCGTCGAGCTCTATCGCGTGGGCCTGCCCGAGGAGGCTGCCGACGAGCTGGTGGCTGTGCCGCGGGAGCAGCTTCGCGCCGAAGAGACGGACGCGCTGCGGATCATCGTCGAGCTGCTCGCGCGGGCGGGAAATGCGCGTGCGGCGCAGGCCATCGCGCGCACGGAGCTCGCGAGCGATCTCGCCGGCTCGCCGACCGCGAGCAACCTGCCGCTGTGGCTGGCCGCCTATCCGCAAGCGTTCCGGCCCGAGGTTCAAAAGAGCTGCACCGCCGAGCAGGTGGAGCCGGATCTCTTCCAGGCGCTGATCCGCGAGGAGAGCGCGCTGGATCCGCACGTCGTCTCGTGGGCCGGTGCGGTGGGGCTGAGCCAGCTCATGCCCGCGACGGCGAAGAGCGTGGCCAAGGAGCTGCACGTGAAGCAGAAGATCGACGTGGAGACGCTGCAGCAGCCGGAGCTGAACCTCCGGCTCGGCTCGCACTACGTCGGCTCGCTCCTCAAGCGCTTCTCCGGCAATCCCGCGCTGGC
Proteins encoded in this region:
- a CDS encoding transglycosylase SLT domain-containing protein, producing MPAVAPREVPEFHAPPFTDAELTPYLSDAAGQAAKKLFDAGRYREALPALQKLPPNIATRYLSGLCLLHLDRNAEAGALFAALAADAPALASRCHFHAAVAFEEAHQLDAAQREYEAVAPAESVWGEAQLGLARVLREKHDLFGALSALAPIANRPWQSAGRDLQAEALVFIAQLANATNDHDTAKLADLELWSEHPLAKISEAALADAKRLGLKDPSNLEKLRRAEVLLDANRNDAALALLKPLLTVWKLPESTACQTHFLYGKGLRKQRQHKDALDALEPVIAQCTADASLRARALYTAGSSGSIVAPERGIAAYTTLAHDYPDHSFADDALFFAADIQMKQGDIEGAKRTLTTLVDTPAYRDGDFRADGLFRLFWLARREQKLERGLAILERIINEYGATRVGEVERAEYWRARTLSQLGRHDESDEAYAALVSAHPSSYYALLARSRLSECHGARADSLARSVEALPPPLPSQLQPGRLREEPHFLAAVELYRVGLPEEAADELVAVPREQLRAEETDALRIIVELLARAGNARAAQAIARTELASDLAGSPTASNLPLWLAAYPQAFRPEVQKSCTAEQVEPDLFQALIREESALDPHVVSWAGAVGLSQLMPATAKSVAKELHVKQKIDVETLQQPELNLRLGSHYVGSLLKRFSGNPALALAAYNAGAGAVGGWLRDRGSEDLDAFVEEIPIAETRMYVKRVLQSFNVYQLLYARRAEARLPRQTLAPPRPKSAAATKPAPSTVTAAAN